Proteins encoded together in one Cicer arietinum cultivar CDC Frontier isolate Library 1 chromosome 4, Cicar.CDCFrontier_v2.0, whole genome shotgun sequence window:
- the LOC101506189 gene encoding LEAF RUST 10 DISEASE-RESISTANCEUS RECEPTOR-LIKE PROTEIN KINASE-like 2.4: MVTKHLFFFSCFIIQLILTSSTCPSSIYCGFLGEINFPFTTTQHPNCGMLIIHGCDDSEPLSKKTIQNNKIWFDILEIKPYTITIRDDKLHDLLLQRSCDILTYNSMFTVNTPLVSSYLQNYVTVFGCNDSNTHDLQQIYSVANSTTICRNDSFYGISDSDIVKSDNKAVVVVTDTGGSKLNSLKGCSNVELPTRSEVQHIDPDDLFGFLSGDIAIKIQVSQNCSACHDLYGGQCRLDNAAKFYCQQGRSKKTRLIVAAVASAAGVLLVLVFLAWFMRRQFLNNKNPSHQIIELFLKNHGHLSAKRYTYAEIKKATNSFKNKLGQGGYGSVYKGKLQDGSLVAVKVLSESNGNGEEFINEVASISVTSHVNIVSLLGFYLEGSKRALIYDYMPNGSLEKFIYENKDPLKLNLQLSCKTIYNIAIGVARGLEYLHKGCNTKILHFDIKPHNILLDGDFCPKISDFGLAKVCPRKESIISLLGARGTAGYIAPEVFSRNFGGVSHKSDVYSYGMMVLEMVGGKQNNNIVEVEHSSEIYFPHWVYKRLELNQDPRLRSIKNEFDKRIVQKMIVVSLWCIQTDPAHRPAMSKVVDMMEGNLESLQIPPKPCLSSPPRSPSRSSDFNTHTSQDLYHSGTSPTSDYQPLIISPW, encoded by the exons ATGGTCACAAAACACCTATTCTTCTTTTCATGCTTCATTATACAACTTATACTAACTTCAAGTACTTGTCCATCTTCAATTTACTGCGGATTCCTCGGAGAAATCAACTTTCCATTTACAACCACACAACACCCAAATTGTGGCATGTTAATAATCCATGGTTGTGATGACTCCGAACCACTTTCCAAAAAAACCatacaaaacaacaaaatttggtTCGATATTCTCGAAATTAAACCCTACACAATCACAATTCGTGACGATAAACTCCACGACCTGTTGCTACAAAGAAGTTGCGATATTCTAACCTACAATTCTATGTTCACTGTCAACACTCCTTTGGTTTCTTCTTATTTGCAGAATTATGTAACCGTTTTCGGTTGCAACGATAGCAATACGCACGATCTTCAACAGATTTATTCTGTTGCTAATTCTACTACGATTTGTAGGAACGATAGTTTTTACGGTATTTCTGATTCGGATATTGTAAAGAGTGATAATAAAGCTGTTGTGGTTGTAACTGATACTGGTGGTTCTAAATTGAATAGTCTTAAAGGATGCTCGAATGTTGAGCTTCCGACGAGGTCTGAGGTTCAACATATTGATCCTGATGATCTTTTTGGATTCTTGAGTGGTGATATTGCTATTAAAATACAAGTTTCTCAGAATTGTTCTGCTTGTCATGATCTTTATGGAGGTCAATGTAGACTTGATAACGCTGCCAAGTTTTACTGTCAACAAG GAAGATCTAAAAAGACCCGTCTTATAGTGGCAGCAG TTGCATCTGCCGCTGGAGTACTGTTAGTTCTGGTTTTTCTAGCTTGGTTCATGAGAAGACAGTTTTTGAACAATAAAAACCCTTCACATCAAATAATTGAGTTGTTTCTCAAAAACCATGGTCACCTTTCTGCTAAAAGATACACTTATGCAGAGATAAAGAAGGCAACAAATTCATTCAAAAACAAATTGGGTCAAGGAGGATATGGCAGTGTATACAAAGGAAAATTACAAGATGGAAGTCTCGTGGCAGTGAAAGTCTTAAGCGAATCGAACGGGAACGGCGAGGAATTTATCAATGAAGTTGCTAGTATTAGTGTCACTTCTCATGTTAACATCGTTAGTTTATTGGGATTTTACTTGGAAGGTTCTAAAAGAGCTTTGATATATGACTACATGCCTAATGGATCACTTGAGAAGttcatatatgaaaataaagatCCATTAAAACTCAATCTTCAATTGAGTTGTAAAACTATCTACAATATTGCAATCGGCGTTGCTCGAGGATTAGAGTATTTGCACAAAGGTTGCAATACCAAAATCTTGCATTTTGATATAAAACCTCACAATATATTACTAGACGGTGATTTTTGTCCCAAGATTTCTGATTTTGGACTCGCGAAAGTATGTCCTAGAAAAGAAAGTATCATTTCCTTATTAGGTGCAAGAGGTACTGCAGGATACATTGCTCCAGAAGTGTTCTCTAGAAATTTTGGTGGTGTCTCTCACAAGTCTGATGTTTATAGCTACGGAATGATGGTTTTAGAAATGGTTGGGGggaaacaaaataacaatatcGTTGAAGTTGAACATTCGAGTGAAATTTATTTTCCGCATTGGGTTTACAAACGGCTTGAACTGAATCAAGATCCTAGGTTGAGAagcataaaaaatgaatttgataaaagaaTTGTACAAAAGATGATTGTAGTAAGCTTATGGTGCATACAGACTGATCCAGCACATAGGCCTGCAATGAGTAAAGTGGTAGATATGATGGAAGGTAACTTGGAATCCTTGCAAATACCACCAAAACCTTGTCTCTCTTCACCTCCCAGGTCTCCTTCAAGATCATCAGATTTCAACACTCATACATCTCAAGATTTGTATCATTCAG GCACATCTCCCACCAGCGATTATCAACCTCTAATAATTTCCCCTTGGTAG
- the LOC105851082 gene encoding probable leucine-rich repeat receptor-like protein kinase At1g68400 encodes MAITFSSHIVLLILFHFLFTVQCSMSPDFQALLSFKTASDTSKKLSTWNTTTDPCTWDGVSCIRNRVSRLVLENLDLQGSIEPLTSLTQLRVLSLKGNRFSGQVPSLSNFTSLKLLFLSHNHFTGEFPSNVSSLFRLNRLDLSNNNFSGEIPATVNRLTHLLTLRLNENQFTGVIPEINLPGLQDFNVSGNHLSGEIPKTLSGFSESSFGRNPFLCGAPLEKCEAEPKKPGSEGAIASPLVPTVSSSPSTMPTTTTTPKSKSHEKRASKMNPVVLLAIIVGDVLVLGIVCALLYCYFWKNYSSKSKERKGLKLFESEKIVYSSSPYPAQGGFERGKMVFFEGEKRFELEDLLRASAEMLGKGGFGTAYKAVLDDGNVVAVKRLKDAQIAGKREFEQHMEVLGRIRHPNVVSLRAYYFAREEKLLVYDFMPNATLFWLLHGNRGPGRSPLDWTTRLKIVAGAARGVAFIHNSCKSLKLTHGNIKSTNILLDKEGNARVSDFGLSIFTGPSPNGNRSNGYRAPEAIDGRKQSQKSDVYSFGVLLLEVLTGKCPSAVDNGGSGYGGGVMDLPRWVQSVVREEWTAEVFDLELMRYKDIEEEMVGLLQIAMSCTAAAPDQRPRMFHVVKMIEDLRGVEVSPCHDTLDSVSESPSLSEDACGGTS; translated from the exons ATGGCGATTACATTCTCTTCTCACATTGTTCTTCTTATACTTTTCCATTTTCTCTTCACTGTTCAATGTTCCATGAGCCCGGATTTCCAAGCTCTTCTATCTTTCAAAACCGCTTCAGACACATCCAAAAAGCTCTCAACTTGGAACACCACCACCGACCCATGTACTTGGGACGGAGTTTCTTGCATCAGAAACCGAGTATCCCGACTCGTTCTTGAAAACCTCGACCTCCAAGGCTCCATAGAACCGTTAACCTCTCTCACTCAGCTCCGAGTTTTGAGTCTCAAAGGAAACCGCTTCTCCGGTCAAGTTCCGAGTCTCTCCAACTTCACTTCCCTGAAACTTCTCTTCTTGTCTCACAACCATTTCACCGGCGAGTTCCCGTCGAATGTGTCGTCTCTTTTCCGACTCAACCGTCTCGATCTGTCAAATAACAACTTCTCCGGTGAGATTCCGGCGACGGTCAACCGTTTGACTCACCTCCTCACTCTCCGTCTCAACGAGAATCAGTTCACCGGCGTCATTCCCGAAATAAACCTTCCCGGTCTTCAAGACTTCAACGTCTCCGGCAACCATCTCTCCGGCGAGATACCGAAAACTCTGTCGGGTTTCTCCGAATCCTCTTTTGGGCGAAACCCATTTCTCTGTGGAGCTCCGTTAGAGAAATGTGAAGCGGAACCTAAGAAACCCGGATCCGAAGGTGCCATTGCTTCACCATTGGTACCAACGGTTTCATCTTCACCAAGCACAAtgccaacaacaacaacaacaccaaaAAGTAAAAGCCATGAAAAAAGAGCGTCAAAAATGAATCCGGTAGTATTGTTAGCGATTATAGTTGGCGATGTTCTTGTTCTTGGAATAGTGTGCGCTCTTCTTTATTGCTATTTCTGGAAAAACTACTCTTCAAAATCGAAGGAAAGAAAAGGGTTGAAGCTATTCGAAAGCGAAAAGATAGTGTATTCGTCGAGTCCATATCCTGCACAAGGAGGGTTTGAGAGGGGTAAAATGGTATTTTTCGAAGGAGAGAAAAGATTTGAACTTGAAGATTTGCTGCGTGCTTCAGCTGAAATGTTAGGGAAAGGTGGGTTTGGAACGGCTTATAAAGCTGTTCTTGATGATGGAAATGTTGTTGCTGTGAAGAGATTGAAAGATGCACAGATTGCAGGGAAGAGGGAATTTGAACAGCATATGGAAGTTCTTGGAAGGATAAGGCATCCTAATGTTGTTAGTTTGAGAGCTTATTATTTTGCAAGAGAGGAGAAGCTTTTAGTCTATGATTTCATGCCTAATGCCACTTTGTTCTGGCTTCTTCACG GAAACCGAGGCCCAGGACGAAGCCCACTGGACTGGACCACAAGGCTGAAGATAGTAGCTGGAGCGGCACGTGGCGTGGCTTTCATTCACAACTCGTGTAAATCACTTAAATTAACTCACGGTAACATCAAATCAACCAACATTCTCCTTGATAAAGAAGGAAACGCTCGCGTTTCAGATTTTGGGCTTTCAATTTTCACCGGCCCAAGCCCAAATGGAAACAGATCAAACGGTTACCGTGCACCTGAAGCAATAGACGGTAGAAAACAATCACAAAAATCGGACGTGTACTCTTTTGGTGTTCTGTTGCTAGAGGTTCTGACAGGGAAGTGTCCCTCTGCTGTGGACAATGGTGGAAGTGGTTATGGTGGGGGGGTGATGGATCTTCCAAGGTGGGTGCAATCAGTAGTTAGAGAGGAATGGACTGCTGAAGTATTTGATTTAGAGTTGATGAGATATAAAGATATTGAAGAGGAAATGGTGGGTTTGCTTCAGATTGCTATGTCTTGTACTGCTGCTGCACCTGATCAACGGCCAAGGATGTTCCACGTGGTTAAGATGATTGAGGATTTGCGTGGGGTTGAAGTGTCACCTTGTCATGACACGTTGGATTCTGTTTCTGAGTCACCTTCATTGTCTGAAGATGCTTGTGGTGGTACTAGTTAG
- the LOC101490811 gene encoding glycosyltransferase BC10-like yields the protein MKGSSNQYQTNYVSKIFNVQLHFINLLTYLLILVFGLTLGIIISFYLKECTFSLQFTQLSLSSLPRTPPLPPPVAKQERVGLKDFLKPPPIVHDMDDEELLWRASMTAKINEYPFERVPKVAFMFLTRGPVFLAPLWEQFFKGHEGYYSIYVHSNPSYNGSYPETPVFSGRRIPSKEVAWGNVNMIEAERRLLSNALLDISNQRFVLLSESCIPLFNFSTIYSYLINSTENYVMAFDDPSGVGRGRYSIQMLPEVSLKQWRKGFQWFEMDRELALGVVSDRIYFPVFQQYCKGSCYADEHYLPTFVSIKFWEGNSNRSLTWVDWSKGGPHPAHFLRSDVTVEFLERLRNKKCKYNNGNSTNACFLFARKFLPSTLSRLLKIAPQVMQFEHYDDRPKKQKPSLKPII from the exons ATGAAGGGCTCAAGTAATCAATACCAAACAAACTATGTTTCAAAGATTTTCAATGTTCAACTTCACTTTATTAATCTTCTAACCTATCTTCTCATTTTGGTATTTGGTTTAACCCTTGGAATAATCATAAGTTTCTATCTTAAAGAATGCACTTTTAGTCTTCAATTTACTCAGTTATCACTCTCTTCATTACCAAGAACACCACCTTTGCCGCCACCGGTCGCGAAACAAGAACGGGTAGGATTGAAGGATTTTCTTAAGCCTCCTCCAATTGTGCATGATATGGATGATGAGGAATTGTTATGGAGAGCTTCTATGACTGCAAAGATCAATGAATACCCTTTTGAAAGAGTTCCAAAAGTTGCTTTCATGTTTTTGACAAGGGGTCCTGTGTTTTTGGCACCTCTGTGggaacaatttttcaaaggacATGAAGGGTATTACTCAATTTATGTGCATTCTAATCCATCTTATAATGGATCATATCCAGAGACTCCTGTTTTTTCTGGTAGGAGAATTCCCAGTAAG GAAGTGGCATGGGGTAATGTGAACATGATTGAAGCTGAGCGTCGCCTACTATCAAATGCACTTCTTGATATATCAAACCAAAGATTTGTTCTCTTATCAGAATCATGCATACCACTCTTCAACTTCTCAACCATCTACTCTTACTTAATAAACTCTACTGAAAACTATGTCATGGCTTTTGATGATCCTAGCGGCGTCGGCCGTGGCCGATACAGCATCCAAATGTTACCTGAAGTATCCCTCAAGCAATGGAGAAAAGGGTTCCAATGGTTTGAAATGGACAGAGAGCTAGCTCTAGGAGTTGTATCTGATAGAATATATTTCCCAGTTTTTCAACAGTATTGCAAAGGTTCATGTTATGCTGATGAACATTACTTGCCAACTTTTGTTAGCATCAAGTTTTGGGAAGGGAATTCAAATAGGAGTTTGACTTGGGTTGACTGGTCAAAGGGTGGTCCACATCCAGCTCATTTTCTAAGGTCTGATGTTACTGTTGAGTTTTTGGAGAGATTGAGGAACAAGAAATGCAAGTATAATAATGGTAACAGCACCAATGCTTGTTTTCTTTTTGCTAGGAAATTCTTGCCTAGTACTTTGTCAAGGCTCTTGAAGATTGCACCTCAAGTTATGCAGTTTGAACACTATGATGATAGGCCCAAAAAACAGAAGCCTTCACTGAAACCAATTatttga